DNA from Candidatus Cloacimonas acidaminovorans str. Evry:
GGTCTGCCAGTTCAGGACTTTTCACTTCATCACCATAGATAATAAAAGTATCCACCTTTTCCTTTTTTTTCAGTTTGGCTCTGATGGAATCCAAAACTCTATCCACCAGATAGGAATCTGTTCCAATAAGCAAATAGGAAGAACCTAAACGCACTTTATCAGCTGTAAAATCAAGGGCAAATATACTTGTTTCCATTAAAAACCCAAGATAATTAAAACAATAGAGAGCAAGCCAATTAGCCAACAGTAAACAGCAAAGTATTTCAAACGACTGACTTCAATTAAACGGATTAAAAAGGCAATAACCAGATAACCGACAAGAAAGGAACAGACAAAGCCAGCTAAATAGTTTATCAGCAATTGCGGCTTCAAATTAGCAAATGCTTTATATTGGGAAAGATTTCCTGCCAAAATTGCCGGAATGCTTAATAAAAAAGAATATTGAGCCGCATCCTTGCGCTTCATTCCGGTAGCCAAAGAGCAGGCAATCGTTGTTCCAGAACGGGAAATCCCGGGTAAAATGGCAACTCCCTGTCCTATACCGATTAAAACAGCTTGCAGAAAGCCAATATTGCAAGCAGGAATACCTTTATCCTTGAAATAATCGGAAACAAAAACAATAACTCCAGTAACAAGCAAAAAGATAGCTACCAACATCGGCATATTAAAAACAGCTTCCATAAAATCTCCAAACAGGATATATATCACTCCCGTTGCCAAAGTGGAAATAATCAGATAATAAACTAGAGTGCGATTTTTACGATGCTGTTCCCGATTAACAGTATTTCCCCAGGAAAAAAGCGACTTAATAAGCTCCCAGAGAGTTTTACGAAAAAAGACCAAAACGGCAAGCAGCGTTCCCAAGTGCATAAAGAGTTCAAAAACAATGTTTTCATTGTCACCAATACCAAAAAAATGCTGTGCTAAGACCAAATGGCCTGAGCTGCTAACCGGAATAAATTCCGTTAATCCTTGTAATATACCCATCAGGATTACCTGAATTAAGCTCATAAATTAACCTCTAAAGTATTTCAGGGACATTATATTTATCTATATCGGTAAGGGGAATCAAAGTGAAACCTGCAGCTTTCAGACGGTTGATAAAGCGTTTTAAGTAATCAAGTTTATCGTAATTATGACAATGGGTAATGGCAATCACATTTTGATTACGATTGGAAAGCTCTATTATCTGGTTTAGTTTGGCATCCATAGTGGATTGACTGATATTGGGAGAATCCAGAAAAAGGTCATTG
Protein-coding regions in this window:
- a CDS encoding undecaprenyl-diphosphate phosphatase; the protein is MSLIQVILMGILQGLTEFIPVSSSGHLVLAQHFFGIGDNENIVFELFMHLGTLLAVLVFFRKTLWELIKSLFSWGNTVNREQHRKNRTLVYYLIISTLATGVIYILFGDFMEAVFNMPMLVAIFLLVTGVIVFVSDYFKDKGIPACNIGFLQAVLIGIGQGVAILPGISRSGTTIACSLATGMKRKDAAQYSFLLSIPAILAGNLSQYKAFANLKPQLLINYLAGFVCSFLVGYLVIAFLIRLIEVSRLKYFAVYCWLIGLLSIVLIILGF